TCCAGTTCAAGCAGGCGTGCAATTTTGGGCTCATCCTCGATCACCAGCACAGCTTCATTCATGCAGAGCTCCCCCTCATTCCGTCATTCCATTCTCCCGTTATATTACAATACGAATTACAATTTACCTAAGGCATCCTCTACCAATTCATCCCCGGCGATCAGATCAAAAGCCATTCGATACGTCTTCTCCTCCTGGAGGGAAGCAGCGATTACACGAGCCACATCTTCACGTGGAATACTTCCCGGTTTCAGATCTGTTCCTACAGAGATTTTGCCGGTACCCGGCTCATTTTTCAAACCACCTGGACGGATAATGGTGTAATTCAGATCACTTGCGAACAACGCCCGATCGGCATAATGCTTCGCCACGTAATACGGCTTAATGGCGTCGGACCACTTCTCCCGCTGATCTGCCCCAAACGCACTGACCAAAATATATCTGGTAATTCCCTGCTGCTGTGCCGCCTCCATTGTTTTCACCGCACCATCGAGATCAATGAGCAATGTTTTGTCTTCGCCCGTAGATCCACCGGAACCCGCTGTAAACACAATGGCATTGTGATCTTTCATTGCCTCGGCCAGATCATCCACGCTGCCTTCCAAATCGCCAATCACCACATTGGCACCAAACTGCTTCAGTGCATCTGCCTGCTCCGGTTTGCGAATCATCGCGGTGACTTGATGTTTCCCTTCCTGTGCCAGTTGCTGCACCAGAAATTTGCCGATTTGTCCGTTCGCTCCAATTACTAATACGTTCATAGGTCATTCTCCTCTCGGTTTTCCTTTTTATAAGCTAGCTTTTATAAAACAGACTTGTCTTTAATTTAAACGAAAGCCGACGCTTCTAAGCGCCGGCTGCTATGTATTACTACCGTTCAGCGCATCTGGCAAGATGCGGATAACACGTCTTTCCTTTAATATACCATACACCCTATACGGTTATACCGAGCACTTTTTTCTTCAATACATATCTGATAACAACGGTTATACTTCCGCATTCACTTCATGGAACTTAGCCCCTATGCCAAACGGATGCTGGTTAAAAATAAAAAAAGGCACCCCAAGTGGGGTGCCTTTCTGCTGCATGGCGTACAGGTATTAGTAAGCCAGTGCAAACAAACCGTGAATATGAGCAAGGTAACGGATGTTACTTGCTTCTTTCATCATGGTTGCTGGCAGACCTTTCAGACGAGTCTGGTTGCCACCGATCATGCCGACAGCATCCTTACGACCCAGACTTCCCAGTGTACCGGAGAATACTGGTGTGAAGGATTCCATTGCGCCACCTTTGAACATTACGCCCAAGTTGTGACCAATAGTTTCACCCATTTGCCAAGCCAATTGTGCTGTTGGAGGGTATGGACGAGCGCCTTCGCTAGGGAAGACCACTGCGCTGTCACCAGCAACAAACACGTCTTTATGGGATGTGGATTGCAGTACTTCCGTAACTTTCGCACGGCCACGATCCACTTCAATTCCGCTGTTGGCAACAACTGCATTACCTTGAACGCCGCCTGTCCATACGAGTGTGTTCGTAGGGATCGAGCTTCCGTCTTTCAGCAGAACTTCATTTTCTTTCATTTCGGTAATCGCTACGCCAACGATGAAGTTAACGCCACGTTTTTCCAGACTCGCTTTTGCACGCTCAACCAGTTCTGGCGGGAATCCTGCCAGGATGGAAGGACCTGCTTCAACCGTGTACAGGGAAACTTCTTTGAAGTCGATACCTTTTTCTTGGCATACAGCCGGAAGAAGGTCAGCGAATTCACCAACAAGCTCGATACCTGTCAAACCACCGCCACCGATAACAAACGTAGCGTCTGCTTTGTTGCCGGATTGTTTGTAAGCATCCAAACGAGCTTCCACGTGTGCACGAATGCGATTAGCATCGCTAACGGATTTCAGCGTGAAGCTGTACTCCTGCAATCCCGGAATTCCGAAGAATGCCGTTTCACTGCCCAAGGCAACAACGAGTGCATCGTAAGAGTAAGTAGAACCGCTGGTCATGAGAACTTTTTTCTCGTCCGGCTTGATTGTATCCACCGTATCGATTTTCAAGTTCACATTTTTACCACTCAGCAATTTTTCGAGTGGAAGGGCAACTGCTTTTTCAGCAATGCTTCCTGCTGCAAGACGGTGCAGTTCCGTAATAATTTGGTGCGTAGGGTAACGGTTCACGACTGTAATAGTCGCTTCTTCCGGTGTCAGGTATTGACGCGCAGTCAGCGCAGTCAACAGACCACCGTAACCTCCGCCCAAGATCAAAATTTGCTTCGACATATCCATCCTCCGTTCTTCTAATCTTAACGTTGCTGTTGTTGACGCTCGTTCAGGATGCTCAGGAATGATTGAGCAAAACGAAGCGTTTGTTGTACGTTTGGATCTTTAAGCATTTTGAGCATAGCGAACAAACCAACCGAAGTTTGCTCGGCTTGCGCACGATCACTTGCTTCGATGGCAGCAGAAGCTACACCTTTAGCTTTGTCTACAACAGGTTTAGCAAACTCGCCCATTGCGCTCATTGTGTCGCTGATCAGAACTTTGTCTGTAGCTACGCTTTGTGCAAAGTCATAAGCTTTGGTCATAGCAGTGACCATTTCAGCCAGTTTAGGCAAGTTCTCCACCAGAACGGTCAGAGACTCCTGTACCTCAGGCTTCATCAATTGATCCAGTACGTCCAAGGACTGGCGTTGGGAAACGTCGGCACCTTCTGTAACCGGCACCTCTTGTTGAGTAGGCGATTGTGACATAAGAGAAAGTCCTCCTTTACTTTGGGATAGAAGTCCGCGACTTTCATGATGCCTGTCAAGCAGAGCCGAACCACAAATACATCCAATACAACTAAATGTACCAAATTTCACACAATAGAATGAGCATAGCCCAAGGGCCGTTCCCACATCGTGTATTGTATCTTGGGTCTATTGCGGACAACATGTGTTGACGCAAAACGACAAGCAGGCCGAAACCGAACTCTATACCCCTATATTACACCTCTTACACATGAACATGAAAAAGAAATTTTTTACACTTGTGAAGATATTGTGAACATTGTAACAAAATCGATTTTTTTGTCAAGCATTGTGGTCGGATTAAAATCGATTATTCTCCTGTCCCAGATCCGTAATCCTACCACATGTGGTAGGATTACAAGATCACATATGACCATATGTGCGATATGTACACAAGGAAGGATTTTTTCAACTGAATTTTTCAGGAATTGTTTTCCAAAACCATGAATTTCATGCAACGAAATTGGTCACTGTCGTTATTATGCAGCTAGGGGTGCAGCCTTATTCCTGAAATGACATCATTTCTTGTTCAAGTATGAACCTATCCTGGCACGAAAGCAAAAAAGACAGAAAGAAGGCCTGACGGATCGTCCTGCCTCCTGATATTTCTTTCACTGTTCGCCAGATCTAATCGATACATTTCGGCCACACCATAACGATTTCTGGGGAATGCTGATCCATTTCTTCAAGCAACGCTTTTATTGCAACGACAGCAGCTCGCTCTAATTCCTCCACCTCCAGAAGTATCGAGATAGCTTGATCGACCTGAAGCTTCTCGTTTGGCTTTCCGCCTTCAGGAAAAGGAAAACACTGTTTGAGCACGTTTAACCTTTGGGACATGTTTCGATATAACTCTTCCGCCTGAAGACAGAATGGAATCAAGCTGGAATAGCGGGGAATCGAAGCCCACTTTAGACAAAGTTCCCTGAAAAACTCACTTGCATAACGTCTTGCATCCCACAAAACCGCAATGTTATAAGCGTGACCGTTCGGTTCTACCCTTCTGTATTCTAGGGCTTCTCTCCAGACCGCATAAGCAGCCAGACCACTGACTGTGTTCGACAAGGTATACGGGTCCTCCCCACGATAATGAGCCAAAACATCTGTCAGTGCCGCGCGCAAGTTCATTTCTCGTATCATGCCATCTGATTCCGCTGCCAGTACAAATACTTCCTGATTCACCCCCCGGCCCACATGATCATAGGGAATTGTCACTGATTTAATGAAATCTGTACCGTACAGGGTCCGGGCTGCATCATCATAGCCATAAATCAATCCGAATTCGGGAATATTCAGGTCCCATACTACGGCCGGAATTCCCCGATGAATGGAGTAACGAATCAAGGAGAGGGCCCGAACAAGCCTTGGATTTAGCAACCTTTTCCCCTTCGCTTTCTCCTCTAGCATCGAAGGATCGATCAGATTGGCATTGAGTCCCGCTTCGCTCGCCAAAGCCTCAACCGCATGGGAACGATAACCCATATGGTGCAATCCTCTGATAAGTACCTCTTTGAAGTTATAGGCGGTGGGTCCAGCGATATGTATGTCCTGAGGCAGGATGGTCAGACGAAAAGAAAGTCCACTCATCCCCATAACCATGGGGAGAGATGGAGATGAACCGATATAACCTAACATCTCGTGAATGGATGCTGCTGCCGAGTTCCAGGTTTGGGGAGCCCGAAACGAAAGGGGTTCCTCCAGAATCACTCGATTTTGCCCGAGTGAATTCCACTCTGCCAGCATTTCTTCTACGGATAAATGAATATGAAGCTGCGACACTTTTTTACGTGAACGGGACAGAATTTGATACGCATTGGCACTTGTCAGATTGAATTTACAGGCAATTTCTTGCGGTGACAGCTGCTCCATCCAATACGATGTGAAGACCTGCTGCTCTCTTAAATTCAGACATCCCAGCAGCTTGTAGAGATTATTCCTCATTTCCTGCTGAGCAACAGCTTGATACGGATCATAGCCAGTCTCCTGCGATATCCGTTCGGTGTCATTCAAAAGATGGTTCAGCGTCATGTCGAGCGAGTCTTGATCGCTCCATGAGGGATCATCGGCTCCAAATGCAAGGAAAGAAGAAAAATGTTGTTCACGCTGCTGCTCTCGGCGTTGCATATGTGAGTACGCCTGATTACGCACAATGCGCTGCATCCAGGCCATAAAACGCTCGGCATTCTGAAGCTGCCCCATATGAATGAACGCCCGAATAAGCCCATCCTGTAAAATGTCTTCTGCGAGATAAGAATCATGTGTAAGTGCTCGCACATAACGGAACAATTGCCCACGGTAACGGTGAATCAATTCACCAAAAGCCTCTGTATCCCCAGTTTGGGCTCGTTGGATAAGCGCGACATCCGACTCCTTTTTCCGATTCTCGATTGTCTCATCTTCCCCTGGCCTGATATGGCGATTGTCAGCTAATTCATCCATGTGTATCTCCCCTTCTCATAGCCTTGCTTCACTTACAATTACATTATTCCATCTTCAAAATAGCAGCTTCGATCATGGCTTCCGTCTCCGCGAGTGCCACCATGATTGTCGCAGCAGCCTCCCAGTTCCGGGAGACAAGACGGGATTGGCATTCCCCGAATTGGCGCGATTGTGCGTATTTCAAAGCAGAAAGGTCAGGATGGATTGTTTTAAAAAATAACCCATAATCATGGGCACGACGCGCGCCTACTGGCAGAGCAAAATACACATAATGAGCCCACTCATTACCATCGATTGCTCCAGCACGAACCTGTTCCGCCTTATGTAGAATTGCTGAAGCTCCTGTTCGTCCTTCCTGTGCAGCAATATCATGGATCTGTTCTGTAAGGGTTGATTTGAACCAAGTAAAAGCGCGGCGGTTAATCTCCTCCAGATTAGGCTGTTCAATGCGTTCAGGACTCAACCATCGTCGATACACACCGCTGCTCCACGGGAATTCAGACTTCCATGCTTCCTCAAGTTTATCCAGTGTTAGGAAGACATTTGGGAATCCAGCCGGGTCATGCAGGCATATTTCATCGCCCTCCATGCTCAACGCCACTACATAATGATCGCAACCACCCAGGTTGGGAGAGTTGGGATTGTAGACGAGTTTGCCCATATCCAGCGGCCCCATCATCACAGGACCCTGCTTCAAAGCCTCTCTTAGCTCATCTACAGGCATCTCTGTACCCGGTGATTGCACACTTTCGCGCACACTAAATCCCAGAATGCTCATCGCTTTGCTGATGGCCAGATCAGGACTAGAGGTACAGTTATCAAAAAAAAGCATATCTTCCTGCGTTCGAAAGGCCCCTAGTGAAAAGCCACCGACTGCTTCAAGCAGACCGGGGTCTACCTTTTCTCCAATGGACGACAGCAGCATTGAAGCTGAATTAGCGTAGCAATATGCACCATTTCCAATATAATTGCTCATATCATAACATCCTCTCATTTCTTTAATGAAGCACGCGGTTATGCAATGCCTATACTTATACTGACTCTTCGTACTGATCATTTCTGACAGAATATCCAGAACAAATTTCTGCCCTTATCACAATAGCAACGTTTAGAATACGGGCATCCCGGTTAATAAGGACTACACCAGAAACGAAGGAGATGTTCGATATGAGTAATTCAACTAGCGATAAAATCAAAGCAGGCGTAAACAAGGCCAAAGGCGAAGTGAAAGATCAGATCGGTAATGCGACTAACAACAGATCCCTTCAGGCTGAGGGCAAGAAAGACAAAGCCAAAGGTGCTGTGCAGGACAAAATTGCTGATGTAAAAAAACATCACTAGATCCATTTGTTAAACGTGAACACGCACGACAATTCGTGCAGTAAATATAGGATCATTGCCCGACCGTCCATACCGGTTGAAAGCCGGGATTCGACGGGGGCGCAAAAAAGCCAAGGAAGGTGTTATTCACTACACCCTTCCCTGGCTTTTTTTGCCCTGGTTAGATAGCCGGAACTGCATATCTCGCCATATCGATAATAAAGCTGCGTGCTTCTCTTGTCGTGTGGTATTCACGGCTGAATTGTCTTACCCATTCGGGATGTTCCTGATACCATCGAAAGGTCTGCTCCAGTCCCTGCTCCAGCGTCGTCTGGGGAAACCATCCGGTCTCTGATCGTAATTTTCCCGAGTGAACGACCAGACTCGAACCTCTGGACTGGGTGGGCTCCTGCTCCCGAATCTCCGCCGTTCCATTAGAAGTATGCAATTGGTGCAAAAGATCTCCGATCTCTTGCATGGTTGTTCCTTGCCCTGTCGAAATGTTATAGATCTGCTGATCTTGTCCATTCAGCATAATCTGTTCAATCGCTCGCAGCGCATCATCTACATACAAAAAATCACGTACAGCTGATCCCTGAATATCCAGAGGAAGGCTGTCCATCATTCGGCCAAAATTACGCGGGATAATCCGGTCCGGCAACTGCCAAGGTCCATAAAGATTGGTTAAACGAAATATTTTTATAGGAAGCTGGTAACATTGAGCGTAGGATCGTGCGAGCATCTCACAGGCTACTTTGGAAGCGGAGTAAGGGGATACCGGAGCATATTCATCGGATTCATGATACACTCTGCCCATCTCCCCTCCGTATACCTCAACAGATGAAGCCAGCACCACGGGAATATGGTGATCGGAAGCGTATTGCAGAATGGCCTGTGTACTGAGGGTGTTGTTACGAAACACTTCTCCGGGGTGATGATACGAATAATCTACGTGTGGCATCGCTGCCAGATGAATAATATAGTCTGTTTCGTGCGGCAAGCTGAATCTGTCCTTCGCGAGATCACAACAGATAAAGGCCATCTCATGAAGTGGAGAGCTGTGAACAAGCCTCTGACAATAATCATCCTGGTCTACCAGGGTGATTCGATGTCCTTTTTCCGCCAAATACTGAGAAAGGTTAAATCCTACAAATCCAGAAGCCCCTGTAATGACAATATTCAAGCACATTCCCCCTTGGATTAATACAACAAGTTACTGAAGAGAGTCTATGTTCTGATTATAACCTTATAGTGATACATTTTGTATCATTTTACAATTGTTTTTTGTTCTTCACCAGAAATAAACGGGTAATGCCATAGAGAGGTGATATTTACGATGAAAGAGGCCATCAACAATGTACAAACGATGTTATTTCAGGACGATGGTGTGATCCCCAATCATCCGATTCTGCCTGTACTTCTGTATAAAGGAATTTGGGCAACAAATTCCGCTCGTGCAGAGTCGTTACTGAACCAAAATGGATGGGGAAACAGCTGGATTAACGGTGTGTTTGATTATCATCATTTTCACAGCAATGCTCATGAAGTACTTGCAGTGGTTAGTGGCTGGGTTGAGCTCATTCTTGGTGGGCAACATGGAAAGGTTGTGCGTCTTCATGCAGGAGATGTGGTCGTATTACCTGCGGGAACCGGACATAAGCGGCTGAGTGCGAGCCGTGATTTCCGCATTGCAGGGGCCTATCCAGGTGGCATGAGCTATAATACCCGAACGGGTGAACCGGGGGAGCGTCCCAAAGTTCTGCGTGAAATTCAGGAGGTTCCCATTCCGGATACAGATCCAGTCTATGGGCAAGAGGGGCCACTATTGGAGTTATGGAATCAGAATAAGACATGAAAGAATAAATGGACTGCTCAGGGATAAAAAAACTACCGGGAACAGTCCATATTTCGGTTACTGGGGGAGCCTCACACTGTAGAATCGCATGGCATGTGGCTTCCCTTCCATCTCAAGCCGTCCCTTTATGATCAACTGTCGAACACGGTATTCAATGAATGCGTCTCCGACAGCTTGTTCAAGATGGCCCAGCACCTCACCTACGACGCGGGCTGATTTTATAAACTCGCCAGGCTGTCTGGTTAACGTGACCTCTCTAGCCTTCTGCATAATGTACTCATCAATCGCGTCTTCGGGCACGCTCTGAATCTGGCCATCCTTCATTAATCGCAGAAGTCCAGGCTGTACAGCCAGATTCACCCACTCTTGCTCCATGTGTTTTCGTTCCTCCACAGACAACGGTTCAGCATTCACACAGTGTTGCCACATCGATAACAACTTCTCAGAAAAAATTTCACCTGTTCTAGGAACATCATACTGAACTTCAGAAGGTTTGAATAATTCCTGATATAATGCACCGGTATCGATCAAATAGATAGGCCCCAGCCTTTTACGTAGCAAATGCATGGCATATAAAAGCCCCGTTCTCTCATGAGCATTATTCGCATACCAAATGGTGATTCGCGTATCTTCATCAATTGAACTCAACATGTTGTTTAATTGAAGCAGCTTATCCATGCCTTGGACGGCATAACTTCCATGCTCACCCAAATAAAGTTTCTCAAGTAGCCAGAGGTGCCTGCGGTGTAAATCCGCCTTGTTCGTCAGATCGCCCAATGGACCGATGGTATAGTAGTCATTCATAGAGAAAAACCGCCGCTCCGAGCGACCTGGAACCTTGCCCATCGCAACTTTAATGCTACCTAGTGGCGATTCACCAATCGCTATATGAATTTCACGTGGTATCTGTGCCTTTAATGCCTGTTGCTCCGCTTTCTCCCGGTTCCGATTCTCATCCAATGTCTTAAATATCGACTGTATTTTCGTTGCAAAATGAACAGAATGTTCTTCCGCTGACTGATCACTGACTGCCATATCTGCGCTGAGATAGAGCGTACGCAATAACGAACGCAGCTCGTCCTCATCCATACGGTACAGCTCCTGATCAAAATCAAAGATATTGTCAATCATGTTTATCCCCCTCCAAACAGTCTAAACCGATGGTTATCTGCGACTAAACCATACAAAATCGAACGTACGTATTTGTATCATCGTAAGTTTACGACGAAATAGACTTTCCAGAGGAGTGACTCAGATCATTCATTTCCTCACGATTGGATGACGAACGGGTAAAATGCCGCTCCAGCTTCCGACTTGCCCAAAGGGATACCGCGATAAACAACAACACGCCGCCCCATCGCACAGGGTGCTCCATAAACTGAGCTACATTGGAACCGATATACGTCACACAGAAGATCATAATGGCTTTACCAAAACTCACCGCAAGCAGGAAGGACATTAATCTCATCCGCGCAATACCTGCCGCTACATTAATAATGACGAACGGACCAACCGGAAAAATACTCAACAAAAACACATAACTGAATGCATTCCGCCGAATCCATACCATGCTGCGCTGCACACGGGGTTTATTAGCCCAACGTTCCACAAAAGCCGACTTCCCAATCTCCCGTACAATCAGGAACGTAACGGTACAGCCGAGTACCATCCCGATCCATGAATATAAAAATCCTGCCCATAGCCCGTACATCGCTCCGTTAACCCCAACAATGAGCAGTGTAGGCAGCGGGGGCACGAATGATTTCATAAAGGTAAGCAAAATTGCCGGTAAAGGGCCCAGGGAGCGAAACTTCTCCAGCCAAAAACGAATATTCTCTTCCGTAATATAGGACATGATGTCCAAAGATGCCGGGTTCATCTGCTTCCCTCCAATCTATACAGTTCAAATTTACTAAAGATGTGGTGCCCATTATAAAATACATCTGGTAAACCGATGTGAAGTTTCACGACTCACTTCTCCCCAGTATAACGTACATATGAGCGCTGTACCGTTGTCAATTTGAAGAAATTTCACCAGCGAAGCTAAAAAACAAAAAAGCACACCCTGACCCGTTCAGTCTTGGTGTGCTCTCTATATCGGATACCCCGCTTGAAACCCATGGTGAACAAGCTTGGGGAAGTATTTGTATTTCGCATAAACCGTTTATTCTAGCTGAGCTTCCTGCATTGCCAATTCATTCAGCTCTTCCTGATGCGCAGCATTCCACTCGGGAATACCGGAACGCATGAATTCTTCGGCATCCATCGCTGCTTTGGACTGGTTGCACAGATTGCAGGCGCAGACACAGTTAAGTGGGGTGGTATGCCCACCTTTAGCTCGTGGCAGAAGATGGTCAATCGTGTCTCCATACGATCCACAGAAGTAGCAGGTATAGTTATCACGGGTCAAAATAAACCGTTTGAAATCCTTGTTGCTAAACAATCGACGGATCGTGTACCGATTAACCACAACAGCGGCTTTTTCCTTGACCAACGTGACCGCCAGCTCCATATCCACTTCCTGATGCCAGCGCCGCCCTTTGTCCGTCTTGCCACGCATGCGCACCATGCCCTGCCGATTCGTCCGAAGCGATGACGGATCATCCGGATCAATCGCTACAGGCACCGCCGGAGTATGACGGCGAGGACGGCTTTCCGTTCCAGCCCCGTGACTGCGGCTGGAATGTGCAGGCGCCCGCTGCCCGGATGATCCGGCACGGGCTGCGTCTTCGCCGCCTGCCTTAGGCGCACGCTCCTTGCGTGCCGGGCGCGGCTTCGACCCGGGCGAGCCTGGCTGGCGCCCGGGTGCAGGAGGCGCAGCCTCCATGGCCGTGCCCGGCGCTTGGCCGGGGGCGGGCTTTGCAGCAGCGGCAGGCTGTGCGGCCGCCGCTGGGGGTCCGGCGACCGAGGCATCGCCACGGTCGCTCAGGTTCAGCGCACTGGCCTCAGCTATGCTGCGGGCCTGTCCTGCGCCGGACAGCAGCGCGGCAGCACGTTTGCGGCGCCGCTTGCGTTTGCGCTTGGCTGCGGTCGGCTGATCCGCAGCCCCTGACTCTGCTGCCGGGCCTTGCGGCTTGGCTAGCAGCAGAGCTTTGGCCGCCGCAATCTCCTGCTCGGCGGCCTGATCCGTGCCAGCGGCTATACGCGCGCGGGCACGCTTCGCAGATGGATCAGCATTCGCTGTATGCGTCTGCGAATCCCTTTCTTGCAGATCAGCCCTCGTCTGCGGCTGATCTACCTTCTCGCTCTCCACCTCAGTTCCGGAGAGCGGCTCCGTTTGCTCATTACCCGACTGCAGTTCTGGGCGCTTCGCCTTTCTCCTCCTTCTCCTCTTCTTGCGGTTGCCCGAAGGCGAAGAAACAGTTGAAGAAGCAACGAAGTCAGCCGTTTCACCTTCCATCGAAGAAGATGACCCCACCGGCGGCTGTGACTCGCCGTGTCCTTCTGAAGCAGCAGCAACAGAAGGCGTACCAATTGCTGGATCGACGCTCCGTTCTGCTGTATGACTTGCAGGTGCAGAAGGCCGTGCAGCCGCAGCACCTTTATGACTCTTTATCGCCTCATCCGTAGGCCGGAGTGAGGTATTATTGTTATCGGCTTGTCCACCGAGCTGACGACAGTGACGACAAGCGCCACGTCTGGCTCCCGGGCCAGCCCGCTTTCCGGTTCTTCGTCGAAATTCGGACAAAGGTCGCTTTTGCCCGCAATACATACATGTCTTGGTCAGTTGCGCTTCATGTTCCGTCATTTCCTGCCGGAAAGGGGCCGAGCCCATCTCCATGTTGTCACCTCGGTTCCGTATGAATCCGGTTTCTTTCTATTGTATCACATCTGCTCGCCAACACACTCATAGCCAGATGTCTCATAGTCTTTTGTCTTGTACTCCTGGGTCTGCCCCACGCATTCGTGAAGTATGTGTTCCACGTATTCCAATATATCTTGCATCGGTTTCCCGCATTGTTCACATGTTGTCATTGTTCTCACCTTAATCCTGTTCTTAAAGTTATCTGCTTATCAAATGATAAATTGTGTTCCGCCTTCTCATTACCCTTCGCTTATGAAAAAGAAACATCCGTTCCCCATGTATGAATCTAATCGGCAATCAAAAAAACCGTTCCCCGCTCAACCCTAATGGTCGACCAAGAAACGGTTTATTATTCCTGTATTAGCATAAATATTTTAACGAACGTCGAGTTGTCCCGAGTTTTGTTGTGGTACCAGACGTGGCTTCGGTTTTGGCAAATTGCCGAATATTACCCATGCAAACGGAACAAATCTTGCCGTGAGTCCAACCACAATCCACGATGCGATTAACGCCACACCAAAACCTCCGGCGTACCACAGGTGAATCAGCCAGGATACCCCGGTTTGTGGTGGATAATTCCGATAGATCAACAGGAAGAATGGATGTATCAGATAAATACCGAAGGACAGTGCCCCAAGCCGATTGAGCGGCTTAACGATCAGCGATGGTCCTTTGCGATAGAGCAGGTACGCAATCTGAATGAGCACCAACGCACAGGCGAACGTATGCAGATTCCAGAAAAACTCGTACCACAGCGTGTTATATGTCGCAATTTTCAGGCGCAACAGATAATAAATGTATACATGGCCGAGTCCGGCAAAAATCCATACCGCCCACAGCAAAATCCATGAAACTACACGAGCTTTAGTTGCATTTTCCCGACTAATGACAAACCATTGTTTAATCTTCGGAAAGTATACCCCGATAAATGCACCCAGCATGAAATAAGAGAAGTACGAGAATGCCCAACTTCCCTTGTTCGGCACCTGGAAGCCATATTTATTACTTACGATAAATGCCCACTGAATGAGCAACCCAATCGGTACCGACCACTTGACAACTGAGGGATATTTCTTAAGCAGCCACAATACCAACGGGAATAAAAGATAGAATTGCATATTAATAAATACAAAGTACAGATGCGTATACGCCTTGCCAGTGAACAGTTTCGTTATGAAGCTTACTGCTGATTCACCGAACGGACGGCCCTGATAATGCGTGAAGTGTAGGATAACAAAATACATTAATGAAAATAGGAAATACGGTAGTAAAATGTAAACAAATCTTTTTTTGTAGAAGTTGCTGACCAGCTTCTTATCTAGCGGGCGAGAATAATAGTTATAGAACAGTACAAAACTGCTCATGAAAATAAACGTTGGTGTACCATATTTCATAAAAATATTAATAAAATTGTACAGCCAGTAATACCCTGAACCCGTCATGTCTACCGTCGCATATGAAGTGGAATGCACACACAGCACGCCGATGATAGCCATTGCCCGTACGAGATTCAGCTCTGGGATTCGCTCTCTTTTGATTGTTTCACTCATAATTAGCGTTTCTCCTTAATATGTTTCGTTGATATGTCTAAGATGACTTAATACGATAAGCACACTATCTATTAAAAAGCATAAAGCTTAAGATGGGTAGTCCAAATTCTTAAAAGTTCCTAAATATTCAACATGTTTCACAGTCTTTTCATGTCTATATATGTAAAAAAGACCGCTAT
This window of the Paenibacillus marchantiae genome carries:
- a CDS encoding NAD-dependent epimerase/dehydratase family protein, encoding MCLNIVITGASGFVGFNLSQYLAEKGHRITLVDQDDYCQRLVHSSPLHEMAFICCDLAKDRFSLPHETDYIIHLAAMPHVDYSYHHPGEVFRNNTLSTQAILQYASDHHIPVVLASSVEVYGGEMGRVYHESDEYAPVSPYSASKVACEMLARSYAQCYQLPIKIFRLTNLYGPWQLPDRIIPRNFGRMMDSLPLDIQGSAVRDFLYVDDALRAIEQIMLNGQDQQIYNISTGQGTTMQEIGDLLHQLHTSNGTAEIREQEPTQSRGSSLVVHSGKLRSETGWFPQTTLEQGLEQTFRWYQEHPEWVRQFSREYHTTREARSFIIDMARYAVPAI
- a CDS encoding DUF1835 domain-containing protein; amino-acid sequence: MIDNIFDFDQELYRMDEDELRSLLRTLYLSADMAVSDQSAEEHSVHFATKIQSIFKTLDENRNREKAEQQALKAQIPREIHIAIGESPLGSIKVAMGKVPGRSERRFFSMNDYYTIGPLGDLTNKADLHRRHLWLLEKLYLGEHGSYAVQGMDKLLQLNNMLSSIDEDTRITIWYANNAHERTGLLYAMHLLRKRLGPIYLIDTGALYQELFKPSEVQYDVPRTGEIFSEKLLSMWQHCVNAEPLSVEERKHMEQEWVNLAVQPGLLRLMKDGQIQSVPEDAIDEYIMQKAREVTLTRQPGEFIKSARVVGEVLGHLEQAVGDAFIEYRVRQLIIKGRLEMEGKPHAMRFYSVRLPQ
- a CDS encoding TVP38/TMEM64 family protein → MNPASLDIMSYITEENIRFWLEKFRSLGPLPAILLTFMKSFVPPLPTLLIVGVNGAMYGLWAGFLYSWIGMVLGCTVTFLIVREIGKSAFVERWANKPRVQRSMVWIRRNAFSYVFLLSIFPVGPFVIINVAAGIARMRLMSFLLAVSFGKAIMIFCVTYIGSNVAQFMEHPVRWGGVLLFIAVSLWASRKLERHFTRSSSNREEMNDLSHSSGKSISS
- a CDS encoding cupin domain-containing protein; protein product: MKEAINNVQTMLFQDDGVIPNHPILPVLLYKGIWATNSARAESLLNQNGWGNSWINGVFDYHHFHSNAHEVLAVVSGWVELILGGQHGKVVRLHAGDVVVLPAGTGHKRLSASRDFRIAGAYPGGMSYNTRTGEPGERPKVLREIQEVPIPDTDPVYGQEGPLLELWNQNKT
- a CDS encoding HNH endonuclease, which codes for MEMGSAPFRQEMTEHEAQLTKTCMYCGQKRPLSEFRRRTGKRAGPGARRGACRHCRQLGGQADNNNTSLRPTDEAIKSHKGAAAARPSAPASHTAERSVDPAIGTPSVAAASEGHGESQPPVGSSSSMEGETADFVASSTVSSPSGNRKKRRRRRKAKRPELQSGNEQTEPLSGTEVESEKVDQPQTRADLQERDSQTHTANADPSAKRARARIAAGTDQAAEQEIAAAKALLLAKPQGPAAESGAADQPTAAKRKRKRRRKRAAALLSGAGQARSIAEASALNLSDRGDASVAGPPAAAAQPAAAAKPAPGQAPGTAMEAAPPAPGRQPGSPGSKPRPARKERAPKAGGEDAARAGSSGQRAPAHSSRSHGAGTESRPRRHTPAVPVAIDPDDPSSLRTNRQGMVRMRGKTDKGRRWHQEVDMELAVTLVKEKAAVVVNRYTIRRLFSNKDFKRFILTRDNYTCYFCGSYGDTIDHLLPRAKGGHTTPLNCVCACNLCNQSKAAMDAEEFMRSGIPEWNAAHQEELNELAMQEAQLE